Proteins encoded in a region of the Methanofollis tationis genome:
- a CDS encoding methyltransferase domain-containing protein: MEKGLSGGPTQDEVAAVALWHLRLRDGCTVADVGCGTGKIAVAAARTAGRVIAVDRRPEAAACTKEAARVALARNIQVVCGEAADVLRGAGPIDAAFVGGSRDLEAVLGVLADEVRGRIVVDCVLLGTLHRAVETMQRLGIFEEVVSLQVARSRRLGSGLMMTPANPVWLVIGEVA; this comes from the coding sequence ATGGAGAAGGGACTTTCTGGCGGCCCGACACAGGATGAGGTTGCGGCGGTGGCGCTCTGGCACCTCCGCCTGAGAGACGGGTGCACCGTCGCCGACGTCGGCTGCGGGACCGGGAAGATCGCGGTGGCCGCCGCACGCACGGCCGGCCGGGTGATTGCCGTGGACCGCCGGCCTGAAGCGGCTGCATGCACGAAAGAGGCCGCGAGAGTGGCTCTTGCCCGGAACATCCAGGTCGTCTGCGGCGAAGCGGCCGATGTCCTCAGGGGTGCAGGCCCGATCGATGCCGCCTTCGTCGGCGGGTCGCGGGACCTCGAGGCGGTGCTCGGTGTTCTCGCCGACGAGGTGAGGGGGCGGATCGTCGTCGACTGCGTCCTTCTCGGCACCCTCCACCGTGCGGTGGAGACGATGCAGCGCCTCGGTATCTTTGAGGAGGTCGTCTCGCTCCAGGTCGCCCGTTCCCGCCGTCTCGGGAGCGGGCTGATGATGACCCCGGCAAACCCGGTCTGGCTTGTCATCGGGGAGGTGGCCTGA
- the cbiG gene encoding cobalt-precorrin 5A hydrolase translates to MKTAVISLRRFAGDAERLAAAVGGEYLPYAPGVFERAFEGYDRVVALMSAGIAVRAIAPLLTSKWRDPPVVVVSPGLGFAVPLVGGHHGANDLAREIASATGAVAVISTATEALGRPCVEGIAAATGTQVINPTSTLPVNVAMLDGDVPVYTVGGPAVVVAGPAVSVLARGGGYVVGVGCRRGVSADAVVSAVRSALEEAGIAADDVLVYATTEKKRDEEGLTRAVADLGGVLVFLPDAVLNQEAPPSPSRAGLIGLSGVAEPAVLALAQRRELVLKKRVYGDVTVAIGR, encoded by the coding sequence ATGAAGACGGCGGTGATTTCCCTCCGGCGTTTTGCCGGGGATGCAGAGCGGCTTGCGGCGGCCGTGGGCGGGGAGTATCTCCCCTATGCCCCCGGCGTCTTTGAACGGGCGTTCGAGGGCTACGACCGGGTCGTCGCCCTGATGTCCGCCGGGATCGCCGTGCGCGCCATCGCCCCCCTCCTCACCTCCAAGTGGCGCGATCCCCCGGTGGTCGTGGTGAGCCCCGGCCTCGGTTTTGCCGTCCCTCTTGTCGGGGGCCACCACGGCGCAAACGATCTCGCCCGCGAGATCGCCTCTGCCACCGGGGCGGTGGCCGTGATCTCGACGGCGACCGAGGCGCTGGGACGCCCGTGTGTGGAGGGGATCGCCGCCGCCACCGGGACGCAGGTCATAAACCCCACCTCCACCCTCCCGGTGAACGTCGCCATGCTCGACGGCGATGTGCCGGTCTATACGGTGGGCGGCCCGGCCGTGGTGGTGGCCGGTCCGGCGGTCTCGGTGCTCGCCCGCGGCGGGGGCTACGTCGTCGGTGTCGGCTGCCGGCGCGGCGTTTCTGCTGACGCCGTCGTCTCTGCCGTCAGGTCGGCGCTCGAAGAAGCCGGGATCGCGGCGGACGATGTGCTCGTCTATGCGACGACAGAGAAGAAACGGGACGAAGAGGGTCTGACCCGGGCGGTCGCGGACCTCGGCGGGGTGCTGGTCTTCCTGCCCGATGCCGTCCTGAACCAGGAGGCGCCGCCCTCGCCCTCGCGGGCCGGGCTTATCGGGCTTTCCGGGGTCGCCGAACCGGCGGTCCTCGCCCTTGCGCAGCGGCGCGAACTGGTGCTGAAAAAACGTGTCTATGGGGATGTTACCGTTGCAATCGGACGATAA
- a CDS encoding cobalt-factor II C(20)-methyltransferase → MLVGVGIGPGDPELLTVRAVRLIKEADAVFVPGRVAAAIIAPYRTDVQVLSFPMTDDEDYIARCIEENAERIAPHARSGLSVFCILGDPNFYGTFSRLTAVLTARHPDIACATVPGISAITAFASAAGVSLAGGVGVSDGSPESSRLLLKVKRPKETAERLREEGFDEFVLVERMYMEGERICRGDDLPEESSYFSVLFARKNA, encoded by the coding sequence ATGCTCGTCGGCGTGGGCATCGGTCCCGGCGATCCCGAACTCCTGACCGTGCGTGCGGTGCGGCTGATCAAGGAGGCCGATGCGGTTTTTGTCCCCGGGCGGGTGGCGGCTGCGATCATCGCCCCGTACCGCACCGACGTGCAGGTGCTCTCTTTTCCGATGACCGACGATGAGGATTATATTGCCAGGTGCATCGAGGAGAACGCCGAGAGGATCGCCCCGCACGCCCGATCCGGCCTCTCTGTATTCTGCATCCTTGGCGACCCGAACTTCTACGGCACCTTCTCCCGCCTGACGGCCGTGCTCACCGCTCGCCACCCCGATATCGCCTGCGCCACGGTGCCCGGGATATCGGCGATCACCGCCTTTGCCTCGGCCGCCGGCGTCTCCCTTGCCGGGGGCGTCGGGGTGAGCGACGGCTCGCCTGAGTCGTCGCGTCTTCTCCTGAAGGTGAAGCGGCCGAAAGAGACGGCCGAACGTCTCAGGGAGGAGGGTTTCGACGAGTTCGTCCTCGTCGAGCGGATGTACATGGAGGGGGAGCGGATCTGCCGCGGTGACGACCTTCCTGAAGAGAGCAGTTATTTCAGCGTGCTGTTTGCGAGGAAAAACGCATGA
- a CDS encoding cobalt-precorrin-4/precorrin-4 C(11)-methyltransferase, translating to MNTIYFVGAGPGDPDLITVKGNDLLMRADLLIYAGSLVNPDLVARSPAQEKYDSWGMKLPEMVALMREAALAGKRVVRLHSGDPSLYGAIVEQIAELERDGIAVEVVPGVSSMFGAAAALKTQFTLRGVSESVIVTRPAGATLEKDMIAEFSRSGATMVVFLGTEHLEAVVAKAECPPETPAAVVYHATWPDQKVVVGTVADIAAKARAAGIERSALIIIGGVVDAARSGYVNSDLYG from the coding sequence ATGAATACGATATATTTTGTCGGTGCAGGTCCGGGCGATCCCGATCTGATCACGGTGAAGGGCAATGATCTCCTGATGCGGGCCGACCTGCTCATCTATGCAGGGTCGCTCGTGAACCCCGATCTTGTCGCCCGGTCCCCGGCCCAGGAGAAGTACGATTCCTGGGGGATGAAGCTCCCCGAGATGGTGGCGCTCATGCGCGAGGCCGCACTGGCGGGAAAGCGCGTGGTGCGCCTCCACTCCGGCGATCCCTCGCTGTACGGGGCGATCGTCGAGCAGATCGCCGAACTTGAGCGCGACGGGATCGCCGTCGAGGTGGTGCCCGGTGTCTCCTCGATGTTCGGCGCCGCCGCGGCGCTGAAGACGCAGTTCACCCTCAGGGGCGTATCTGAATCGGTGATCGTCACCCGCCCGGCCGGAGCGACCCTGGAGAAGGACATGATTGCCGAGTTTTCCCGCTCCGGCGCCACGATGGTCGTCTTCCTCGGCACCGAGCACCTGGAGGCAGTGGTGGCGAAGGCCGAGTGCCCGCCGGAGACGCCGGCCGCCGTCGTCTACCACGCCACCTGGCCTGACCAGAAGGTGGTCGTCGGCACGGTCGCCGATATCGCCGCAAAGGCGCGGGCCGCCGGGATCGAACGCTCGGCCCTGATCATCATCGGCGGGGTGGTGGACGCCGCCAGATCGGGCTATGTCAATTCGGACCTCTACGGATGA